The following are encoded together in the Pseudodesulfovibrio indicus genome:
- a CDS encoding Shufflon-specific DNA recombinase: MASIRKRGKLQWECRIRRNGFPLQSKTLERKRDAEQWARDIENEMDRGVFVSRKEAEETTLFEAMDRFIEYDIPRLRTAAIETRRAKGIQRREIASLYMAAIRPKHIAAFIDEREAEGVKPNVIRLDLAILSRLFEVVASDWSTESLANPVKRASNKPKLTGGRTRRHLPRS, translated from the coding sequence GTGGCTAGCATCAGAAAGCGCGGAAAACTACAATGGGAATGCCGTATCAGAAGGAATGGTTTTCCTCTTCAAAGTAAAACCTTAGAGCGAAAAAGAGATGCTGAGCAATGGGCGCGAGACATTGAGAATGAAATGGATCGCGGCGTCTTCGTCTCCCGCAAAGAGGCCGAAGAGACAACCCTCTTCGAAGCCATGGATCGTTTCATTGAGTATGATATCCCGAGGTTGAGAACAGCGGCCATTGAAACGCGCAGGGCTAAGGGAATCCAACGCCGCGAGATCGCCAGCCTCTACATGGCCGCTATCCGCCCCAAGCACATTGCCGCTTTCATCGATGAACGCGAAGCCGAAGGAGTGAAGCCGAACGTGATCCGGCTTGACCTTGCTATCCTCTCACGGCTCTTCGAAGTCGTCGCCTCAGATTGGAGTACGGAAAGCCTCGCAAACCCCGTGAAAAGGGCGAGCAACAAGCCCAAACTGACCGGCGGACGGACCCGGCGACATTTACCCCGCTCCTGA
- the cas2 gene encoding CRISPR-associated endonuclease Cas2 codes for MLVLVSYDVSFEDEGGKRRLRRIAKVCQDFGQRVQYSVFECVVDPAQWTRLRHRLLEEYDEERDSLRFYFLGKNWQRRVEQHGSGSSYDPETDTLIL; via the coding sequence ATGCTGGTGCTAGTGAGTTATGACGTGAGCTTCGAGGATGAAGGCGGCAAGCGGCGGCTGCGCCGCATTGCCAAGGTCTGCCAGGACTTCGGCCAGAGGGTGCAGTATTCGGTATTCGAGTGCGTGGTTGATCCGGCGCAGTGGACGCGTTTACGTCACCGGCTGCTGGAAGAGTATGACGAGGAGCGTGACAGCTTGCGTTTTTATTTTCTCGGCAAGAACTGGCAGCGCCGGGTTGAGCAGCACGGTAGCGGAAGCAGCTATGACCCGGAAACAGACACGTTGATATTGTAG
- the cas1c gene encoding type I-C CRISPR-associated endonuclease Cas1c: MKKLLNTLYVTSQGTYLSKDGECVVVRTEDGEKHRFPVHVLDGIVCFGNVLCSPFLLGHCGEAGLAVSFLTERGRFLAGVRGPQSGNVLLRRAQYRLADDPVESARLARAVIAAKVANSRAVLRRCLRDHGDRVHAAAIGRAVSVLDDCAGRLRMPVDMDEARGMEGRAAAAYFEVFGHMILAEDPAFAFGGRNRRPPLDAVNCLLSFVYTLLAHDVRSALEAVGIDPQVGFLHRDRPGRPGLALDLMEEFRPFLADRLVLSLINRAEVRGRGFVRKESGAVFMDDDTRKVVLTAWQKRKQDEVMHPYLKERLPLGLAFHIQARLMARAVRGDLDGYPPFFWK, from the coding sequence GTGAAAAAGCTTCTGAACACGCTCTACGTCACCTCGCAGGGCACCTATCTGTCCAAGGATGGCGAATGCGTGGTGGTTCGCACCGAGGATGGGGAGAAGCATCGGTTCCCGGTCCATGTGCTGGACGGCATCGTCTGCTTCGGCAATGTGTTGTGCAGTCCGTTTTTGCTGGGCCATTGCGGCGAAGCCGGGCTTGCGGTGTCGTTTCTTACCGAACGGGGCAGGTTCCTGGCCGGGGTGCGCGGCCCGCAAAGCGGCAACGTATTGTTGCGGCGGGCGCAGTATCGGCTGGCCGATGATCCGGTGGAAAGCGCGCGGCTGGCCCGTGCGGTCATCGCGGCCAAGGTGGCCAACTCTCGCGCCGTGCTGCGCCGTTGCCTGCGTGATCACGGCGACCGCGTGCATGCCGCGGCTATAGGTCGGGCGGTGTCGGTGCTGGACGACTGCGCAGGGCGCTTGCGCATGCCTGTGGACATGGATGAGGCCCGAGGCATGGAGGGCAGGGCGGCGGCCGCCTATTTCGAGGTGTTCGGGCACATGATACTTGCAGAAGATCCGGCGTTCGCCTTTGGCGGGCGCAATCGTCGGCCTCCGCTGGATGCGGTGAACTGCCTGTTGTCTTTTGTGTATACCCTGCTGGCGCACGATGTGCGCTCCGCGCTGGAGGCGGTGGGGATTGATCCGCAGGTGGGTTTTTTGCATCGCGACCGGCCGGGCCGCCCCGGGCTGGCGCTTGACCTGATGGAGGAGTTCCGCCCGTTTCTGGCTGATCGGCTGGTGCTCTCGCTGATCAATCGGGCCGAGGTGCGCGGGCGCGGGTTCGTCCGCAAGGAGAGCGGGGCGGTCTTCATGGACGACGATACGCGAAAGGTGGTGCTGACCGCCTGGCAAAAACGCAAGCAGGACGAAGTGATGCATCCATACCTTAAGGAGCGGTTGCCGTTGGGGCTTGCGTTTCATATTCAGGCCCGGCTCATGGCGCGGGCCGTGCGCGGCGACCTGGACGGATATCCGCCGTTTTTTTGGAAGTGA
- the cas4 gene encoding CRISPR-associated protein Cas4, producing the protein MDQTLPLSALQHYLYCPRQCALIHVEKVWEENRFTAEGRLLHLRADSGATGRRGGIAEDRSVPLRSDRLGLYGVADVVELRPGPDGRERPYPVEYKRGSPKVEDWDRVQLCAQAMCLEEMLGVTIPEGAIFYGKPRRRERVVFEKVLRVLVEKACGDMHAMIEGGEVPPAEVGKRCRGCSLAGACMPGASARVESYLLKGLE; encoded by the coding sequence GTGGACCAAACCCTGCCTCTTTCCGCTCTGCAGCACTATCTGTACTGCCCGAGGCAGTGCGCGCTCATTCACGTGGAAAAGGTCTGGGAAGAGAACCGGTTCACCGCCGAGGGGCGGCTTTTGCACCTCCGCGCCGATTCCGGGGCAACCGGGCGGCGCGGAGGCATTGCCGAGGATCGGTCGGTGCCGCTGCGCAGCGACCGCCTCGGCCTCTACGGCGTGGCCGATGTAGTGGAGCTGCGGCCCGGCCCGGACGGACGCGAGCGGCCCTATCCCGTGGAATACAAGCGGGGCAGCCCCAAAGTGGAGGACTGGGACCGGGTGCAACTCTGCGCCCAGGCCATGTGCCTGGAGGAGATGCTCGGGGTAACCATACCGGAGGGGGCCATCTTCTACGGTAAGCCCCGGCGCAGGGAGCGGGTCGTTTTCGAAAAAGTCCTACGCGTTTTGGTGGAGAAGGCTTGCGGCGACATGCACGCCATGATCGAGGGCGGAGAAGTGCCCCCCGCCGAGGTCGGCAAACGCTGTCGGGGCTGCTCGCTGGCGGGAGCCTGCATGCCCGGGGCATCGGCCCGAGTCGAAAGCTATCTTCTCAAGGGGTTGGAATAG
- the cas7c gene encoding type I-C CRISPR-associated protein Cas7/Csd2, translating to MAAINNRYEFVYLFDVENGNPNGDPDAGNTPRIDPETGHGLVTDVCLKRKVRNYVDIVKQGAEGYNIYVAEKGVLSQTREPAYKTEEVKKLKKKDEQIAAARQWMCGNFFDVRTFGAVMSTKENNCGQVRGPVQLTFAKSIEPIVPAEVSITRMAVETAKEAEAQEGDNRTMGRKHIVPYGLYRAEGFISANLAQGDKGTGFSEADLDLLWQALANMFDHDHSAARGKMSPRGLIVFKHQDALGNAPAHKLFEAVTVTRKAGDGPARSFADYEVAVDKAAIPGTVELDVKF from the coding sequence ATGGCCGCCATCAATAATCGCTACGAGTTCGTCTATCTGTTCGACGTGGAGAACGGCAACCCCAACGGCGACCCGGACGCGGGCAACACCCCGCGCATCGACCCGGAGACCGGACATGGCCTGGTCACCGACGTCTGCCTCAAGCGCAAGGTCCGCAACTATGTGGACATAGTGAAACAGGGGGCCGAGGGGTACAACATCTATGTGGCCGAGAAAGGCGTGCTTTCCCAGACCCGCGAGCCCGCCTACAAGACCGAGGAGGTCAAGAAGCTCAAGAAGAAGGATGAGCAGATAGCGGCCGCGCGCCAGTGGATGTGCGGTAATTTCTTCGACGTGCGCACCTTCGGCGCTGTCATGTCCACCAAGGAGAACAATTGCGGCCAGGTGCGCGGGCCGGTGCAGCTGACTTTTGCCAAGAGCATCGAGCCCATCGTCCCGGCCGAGGTGTCCATCACCCGCATGGCCGTGGAGACCGCCAAGGAGGCCGAGGCGCAGGAAGGCGACAACCGCACCATGGGCCGCAAGCACATCGTGCCCTATGGCCTGTACCGCGCCGAGGGGTTCATCTCCGCCAACCTGGCGCAGGGCGACAAGGGCACCGGCTTCTCCGAGGCCGATCTTGATTTGCTTTGGCAGGCCCTGGCCAACATGTTCGACCACGACCATTCTGCGGCCCGGGGCAAGATGAGCCCGCGCGGCCTGATCGTCTTCAAGCACCAGGACGCCCTGGGCAACGCCCCGGCCCACAAGCTGTTCGAGGCCGTGACCGTGACCCGCAAGGCGGGCGACGGCCCGGCCCGCTCCTTTGCCGATTACGAGGTGGCCGTGGACAAGGCGGCCATTCCCGGCACGGTGGAACTGGATGTGAAGTTCTAG
- the cas8c gene encoding type I-C CRISPR-associated protein Cas8c/Csd1 — MILQALNGYYERLLADSSSAIPEFGFSVESVAHCVILAKNGDVVGVHDLRERDGNRVVLKKVVVPKPPKERSGTKAPAYFLWDKSKYVIGCDVDPKGNRQFHTFAFDDFAKRQFGLLEGVEDMGAKAFSEFAKKRKLGDIPSWANDDVMSGRFMVFQLDGEPGFLHEREGLRRIWLQHLEKEAPEDVGQCLITGLSGQAIAYTHPQIKNVQGANTAGAALVSFNATAFESYNKGKGNLNAPVSERAAFAYTTALNHLLAPESPRKLRVGDTTVVFWTEARGEAERFFNFAMGGRHAEDDSLARRLEGYLSAVTKGKYPEELGDSRTPFYVLGLSPNAARLSVRFWHVGTVGDMAAHLGEHYRALALQRRFDSDPEHPSPWHLLKELAPQRDSKNMSPLLFGQFVRSVVQGLAYPQTLLSAAIGRIRADKEVNYLRAAVIKAFLVRNRKQEIPMTLDTTNTDIGYRLGRLFAIVERIQEEAVPGANATVKDRFFASAAATPARTFPIIVKNAQHGLAKIRKDKPGWAINLDKAIQEIVGGIDAATGFPASMPSDKQSMFILGYYQQRQDFYTKKEKNTED; from the coding sequence ATGATCCTCCAGGCGTTGAACGGCTATTACGAACGGCTGTTGGCTGACAGTTCGTCGGCAATTCCAGAATTTGGCTTTAGTGTTGAATCTGTCGCGCATTGCGTGATTTTGGCAAAGAATGGAGATGTAGTTGGTGTTCACGACCTTCGGGAGAGAGACGGCAACCGCGTTGTATTGAAAAAGGTGGTAGTCCCCAAACCTCCTAAAGAGCGATCAGGAACAAAGGCACCAGCCTATTTCCTTTGGGATAAATCAAAATATGTAATTGGATGCGATGTTGACCCCAAAGGGAATCGTCAATTTCATACGTTCGCTTTTGACGACTTCGCCAAACGGCAATTTGGACTTCTGGAAGGCGTCGAGGATATGGGAGCTAAGGCTTTCTCTGAGTTCGCCAAGAAACGGAAACTCGGCGACATTCCTTCCTGGGCAAACGATGATGTCATGAGCGGACGTTTCATGGTATTTCAGCTGGATGGTGAACCTGGATTTCTTCATGAAAGAGAGGGGTTGAGGAGGATATGGCTGCAACATCTGGAAAAGGAAGCCCCTGAGGATGTCGGTCAGTGCTTGATAACTGGCTTGAGTGGTCAAGCTATTGCCTATACACATCCGCAAATCAAGAATGTTCAGGGAGCGAATACAGCAGGGGCGGCCTTGGTGTCATTCAATGCAACAGCCTTTGAGTCTTATAATAAGGGTAAAGGGAACCTGAACGCCCCGGTCTCGGAGCGGGCGGCCTTTGCCTACACCACGGCCCTGAACCATCTGCTGGCCCCGGAGAGCCCGCGCAAGCTGCGCGTGGGCGACACCACCGTAGTCTTCTGGACCGAGGCGCGCGGCGAGGCGGAGCGGTTCTTCAACTTCGCCATGGGCGGCCGGCACGCGGAAGACGACAGCCTGGCCCGGCGGCTGGAGGGCTACCTCTCGGCCGTGACCAAGGGCAAATACCCAGAGGAGCTTGGCGATTCCCGAACGCCGTTTTACGTGCTCGGTCTCTCGCCCAACGCGGCCCGGCTCTCGGTGCGTTTCTGGCACGTGGGCACCGTGGGGGACATGGCCGCCCATCTGGGCGAACACTACCGCGCCCTGGCCCTGCAGCGGAGGTTCGACAGCGATCCGGAACACCCGAGCCCGTGGCATCTGCTCAAGGAGTTGGCCCCGCAGCGGGACTCGAAAAACATGTCGCCCTTGCTCTTCGGCCAGTTCGTCCGGTCCGTGGTTCAGGGGTTGGCCTATCCGCAGACCCTGCTGTCCGCCGCCATCGGCCGCATCCGGGCCGACAAGGAGGTCAACTACCTGCGGGCGGCGGTGATCAAGGCCTTTCTCGTTCGCAACAGAAAACAGGAGATTCCCATGACCCTCGATACCACCAACACGGACATAGGCTACCGCCTCGGTCGGCTGTTTGCCATTGTCGAACGTATCCAGGAGGAGGCGGTTCCCGGCGCCAACGCCACGGTGAAGGATCGTTTCTTCGCGTCCGCCGCCGCCACCCCGGCCCGGACCTTTCCGATCATCGTCAAGAACGCCCAGCATGGGTTGGCCAAGATCCGCAAGGACAAGCCGGGTTGGGCGATCAACCTAGACAAGGCGATCCAGGAGATCGTGGGCGGCATCGACGCCGCAACCGGCTTCCCGGCCTCCATGCCGTCGGATAAGCAGTCCATGTTCATTCTCGGCTACTACCAGCAGCGTCAGGACTTTTACACCAAAAAAGAAAAGAATACGGAGGACTAG
- the cas5c gene encoding type I-C CRISPR-associated protein Cas5c: MSGIKLRVWGDYACFTRPEMKVERVSYDVMTPSAARGILEAIYWKPSIRWVVDRIHVMRPVRFDNVRRNEVDAKVPVGSVKTAMKGGDKPLQLFIEDSRQQRAAMVLRDVEYVIEAHFEYTSDEDRNDGKHLDMFNRRAAKGQCFHRPYLGCREFAAFFEPIEGDVPVSPLADDPARDLGWMLYDIDYARDMAPVFFRPALEGGVVEVAKALAREGVAS, translated from the coding sequence GTGTCAGGAATAAAGCTCAGGGTCTGGGGCGACTACGCCTGCTTCACCCGGCCGGAGATGAAGGTTGAGCGCGTCAGCTATGACGTGATGACACCGTCTGCCGCCCGGGGGATTCTGGAGGCCATCTACTGGAAACCGTCCATCCGCTGGGTTGTGGACCGCATCCACGTCATGCGGCCCGTCCGGTTCGACAATGTGCGCCGCAACGAGGTGGACGCCAAGGTGCCGGTGGGCAGCGTTAAAACCGCCATGAAGGGCGGCGACAAGCCCTTGCAGCTCTTCATCGAAGACAGCCGTCAGCAGCGGGCCGCCATGGTTCTGCGCGACGTGGAGTACGTCATCGAGGCGCATTTCGAGTATACGTCGGACGAGGACCGGAACGACGGCAAGCACCTGGACATGTTCAACCGCCGCGCAGCCAAGGGGCAGTGCTTTCACCGGCCCTACCTCGGCTGCCGCGAGTTCGCGGCGTTCTTCGAGCCGATAGAGGGCGACGTGCCCGTTTCGCCGTTGGCGGACGATCCGGCGCGCGACCTCGGCTGGATGCTCTACGACATCGACTACGCGCGCGACATGGCTCCTGTCTTCTTCCGCCCGGCCCTGGAGGGCGGAGTGGTGGAAGTGGCAAAGGCCCTGGCCCGCGAGGGGGTGGCGTCATGA
- the cas3 gene encoding CRISPR-associated helicase Cas3' — translation MLSDHLAAVERLAARSSAAFGAGEWGRIIGRLHDIGKCNPKFQMRLTGESRKHADHKGLGASLLDGLGTGFGRIGAYCVAGHHGGLPDYSHSKNKRSLRQVIAEAITLPDDVENPLAAFVEPGLPFVPEDGFACSFFTRMLFSVLVDADFLDTERFMTPGKHAWRVPGPSMYELATALDKRLAAFDSLGRINGLRAEILAHCRNKAPLVPGLFTLSVPTGGGKTLSSMAFALDHARHHGLRRVIYVIPYTSIIEQNARVFRDVFRDHPGAVIEHHSTFDPRHAFSEADNAGETDEARRHRLACENWDAPVVVTTSVQFFESFFAAKPSRCRKLHNVAGSVIILDEAQMLPVEYLDPCLRALEELTDHYGCSVVLCTATQPALRREDFAANRRAGRTPGLTGLNAERELAPEPDRLHEAFRRTELRDLGKLALPAVAQLMRKPEQVLCIVNTRARAAELYGMVEDEPGACHLSALMCPAHRSARLDEIRRKLKEGEPCRVVSTQLIEAGVDVSFPEVIREMAGLDSIVQAAGRCNREGEREGTAPVSVFFPDEGLGRAFGAQAEHTASVLRNLDAGADPFSPAAIRHYFRLHYWLQDSLDRKNVLADLNSLDLEWRFQEAQHKFRFIDNPMQPVIIPWNDRARKLIDNLRYVENPGGLLRELQQYTVQVYEGQLRALDHAGAVEWVADTYAVLCRMEHYDDRLGLTVPGEWRGEDFLI, via the coding sequence TTGCTGAGTGATCACCTCGCCGCAGTGGAAAGGTTGGCTGCCAGGTCGTCCGCCGCTTTCGGGGCGGGAGAGTGGGGGCGGATCATCGGTCGACTCCACGACATCGGCAAATGCAATCCGAAATTCCAGATGAGGCTAACGGGGGAGTCTCGGAAACACGCGGATCACAAAGGCCTCGGAGCCAGTCTGCTGGATGGTTTGGGCACCGGGTTCGGCCGTATCGGGGCCTATTGTGTGGCCGGACATCACGGAGGCTTGCCTGATTACTCGCATTCGAAGAACAAGCGTTCTTTGAGGCAAGTCATAGCGGAAGCCATCACCCTGCCTGACGATGTGGAAAATCCCCTCGCGGCTTTCGTCGAACCCGGTTTACCCTTTGTCCCGGAAGATGGCTTTGCATGTTCGTTTTTTACGCGCATGCTCTTTTCGGTCCTGGTAGATGCCGACTTTCTCGACACCGAGCGGTTCATGACTCCGGGCAAGCATGCGTGGCGTGTCCCCGGCCCGTCCATGTACGAGTTGGCGACCGCGTTGGACAAGCGGCTCGCCGCGTTCGATTCCTTGGGCCGCATCAATGGGTTACGGGCGGAAATTTTGGCCCATTGCCGGAACAAGGCGCCCCTCGTGCCTGGGCTGTTCACCCTCAGCGTGCCTACCGGCGGCGGCAAAACGCTCTCATCCATGGCTTTCGCTCTTGATCACGCCCGCCACCACGGTTTGCGCCGCGTGATCTACGTCATTCCCTACACTTCTATTATCGAGCAGAACGCTCGGGTGTTCCGCGACGTGTTCCGGGATCATCCCGGTGCCGTCATCGAACACCACAGCACCTTCGATCCGAGGCATGCCTTCAGCGAAGCTGACAACGCGGGCGAGACCGACGAGGCCCGCCGCCATCGGCTTGCCTGCGAGAACTGGGACGCGCCCGTGGTAGTCACCACCAGTGTCCAGTTCTTCGAGTCGTTCTTCGCGGCCAAACCCTCGCGCTGCCGTAAGCTGCACAACGTGGCCGGGTCGGTGATCATTCTGGACGAGGCCCAGATGCTGCCCGTGGAATATCTGGACCCGTGCCTGCGCGCACTGGAGGAGTTGACGGACCATTACGGATGCAGCGTGGTGCTGTGCACCGCCACTCAGCCCGCCCTGCGCCGCGAGGATTTTGCGGCCAACCGGAGGGCTGGGCGTACACCCGGTCTTACCGGGCTGAACGCGGAACGCGAGCTGGCCCCGGAACCGGACCGCCTGCACGAAGCGTTCAGGCGCACCGAGCTGCGCGACCTGGGCAAGCTCGCCCTGCCCGCCGTCGCGCAGTTGATGAGAAAGCCGGAACAGGTGCTGTGCATCGTCAACACGAGAGCCCGCGCGGCCGAACTGTATGGCATGGTGGAGGACGAGCCCGGCGCTTGTCACCTGAGTGCCCTCATGTGCCCGGCCCATCGTTCGGCGCGGTTGGATGAAATTCGGCGAAAACTGAAAGAGGGTGAACCGTGCCGGGTGGTCAGCACCCAGTTGATCGAGGCCGGGGTGGATGTGTCGTTCCCCGAGGTCATCCGCGAGATGGCCGGGCTGGACTCCATCGTCCAGGCCGCGGGACGCTGCAACCGCGAGGGCGAACGAGAGGGCACAGCTCCGGTGTCCGTATTTTTTCCGGACGAGGGGTTGGGACGCGCCTTCGGAGCCCAGGCGGAGCATACGGCCTCGGTGCTGCGCAACCTCGACGCAGGCGCGGACCCCTTTTCGCCCGCCGCGATCCGCCACTATTTCCGCCTGCATTACTGGCTTCAGGATTCCCTGGACCGCAAGAACGTTCTGGCCGACCTGAATAGCTTGGACCTCGAGTGGCGGTTCCAGGAGGCGCAGCACAAGTTTCGGTTCATCGACAATCCCATGCAGCCGGTGATCATCCCGTGGAATGACCGGGCAAGAAAGCTGATCGACAATTTGCGGTACGTCGAAAATCCCGGCGGCCTCCTGCGCGAACTGCAACAGTACACGGTGCAGGTCTACGAGGGGCAACTGCGCGCCCTGGACCACGCCGGAGCAGTGGAATGGGTGGCCGACACTTATGCGGTGCTGTGCCGCATGGAGCACTACGACGACCGGCTCGGCCTGACTGTTCCAGGGGAGTGGAGGGGGGAGGATTTTTTGATTTAG
- the fsa gene encoding fructose-6-phosphate aldolase yields the protein MEFFLDTANLDEIRAATQQGLVDGVTTNPTLLAREGGEWRYQAKRICEEVDGPVSLEVVGLTAAEMEREAEDLIGFGDNVVIKLPMTGEGLVVCKALTAKNIKTNVTLVFSAMQALLAAKAGATYVSPFVGRLDGLSQDGMQLIEQIRTIYDNYGFPTKILIASVRNPLHVLDGALIGADVATIPFSVIKQLVHHPMTDKGLEAFLKDWEAFAR from the coding sequence ATGGAATTCTTTCTCGATACCGCGAATCTCGATGAAATCCGTGCCGCCACACAACAGGGGTTGGTTGACGGCGTGACCACCAATCCCACGCTGCTCGCTCGCGAAGGCGGCGAATGGCGGTATCAGGCCAAACGTATCTGCGAGGAAGTGGATGGCCCCGTATCCCTGGAGGTTGTCGGCCTGACCGCCGCCGAGATGGAAAGGGAAGCGGAGGACCTCATCGGGTTCGGCGACAATGTGGTCATCAAGCTGCCCATGACCGGCGAGGGCCTCGTTGTCTGCAAGGCGCTGACGGCAAAAAACATCAAAACCAACGTCACCCTCGTGTTCTCGGCCATGCAGGCGCTGCTCGCCGCCAAGGCCGGGGCGACGTACGTCAGCCCGTTCGTGGGCCGTCTGGACGGGCTGTCCCAGGACGGGATGCAGCTTATCGAGCAGATCCGCACCATTTACGACAATTACGGGTTTCCGACGAAGATACTCATCGCCAGCGTGCGCAACCCCCTGCACGTGCTGGACGGGGCGCTCATCGGTGCCGATGTGGCCACGATTCCCTTCTCCGTCATCAAACAGCTCGTGCATCATCCCATGACCGACAAGGGGCTTGAAGCGTTCTTGAAGGATTGGGAAGCGTTCGCCAGGTAG